One part of the Vicia villosa cultivar HV-30 ecotype Madison, WI linkage group LG6, Vvil1.0, whole genome shotgun sequence genome encodes these proteins:
- the LOC131612966 gene encoding GDSL esterase/lipase At1g29670-like, whose protein sequence is MARETKKGLVLLLILLAACYMQQCVNGNSPQVPCFFIFGDDYNDNGNNNNLPTTAKANYKPYGIDFPTGPTGRTTNGETQVDIIVKLLGFDKSIPPFANTVGSDILKGVNYASSSAGIRNETGKRTTGTNIALGQQIENHKIIVAQIAKKLRGVKYATKYLKKCLYYIDIGTDDYLLNYFQPKLYSTSRTYNPEQYAKVLNDELSVYGKALYDLGARKFVGVGLAKIGCLPYVIASKGKKGSCAEEVNNAASIFNQKLKLLQEQFRTTYPDSRPTFINTTAFNISPDFKVVDASCCPIKSDGYCVPNSKPCPDRNKYLFYDGLHATSAANKIIASISYHSANYPGITYPIDIKHLAKVVIKTH, encoded by the exons ATGGCACGTGAGACTAAAAAAGGGTTAGTTTTGCTTCTTATTCTTTTAGCAGCATGCTACATGCAACAATGTGTCAATGGAAATTCACCTCAAGTGccttgtttttttatatttggaGACGATTACAATGATAATGGAAATAACAACAATCTTCCAACAACTGCTAAAGCTAATTATAAACCATATGGCATCGACTTTCCCACAGGCCCAACAGGAAGAACAACCAATGGGGAAACACAAGTTGACATAATTG TCAAATTACTTGGATTTGATAAATCCATTCCACCATTTGCAAATACTGTTGGCTCAGATATACTTAAAGGTGTGAACTATGCATCTAGTTCAGCTGGAATTCGTAATGAAACGGGCAAACGTACAACG GGTACTAATATTGCATTAGGACAacaaatagaaaatcataaaattATTGTTGCTCAAATTGCTAAGAAGCTCAGAGGTGTTAAATATGCCACGAAATATCTTAAGAAGtgtttgtattatattgatatagGCACCGATGATTACTTATTAAATTATTTCCAGCCAAAACTCTACTCAACAAGTAGAACATATAACCCTGAACAGTATGCTAAAGTTCTTAATGACGAGTTGTCTGTTTACGGAAAG GCTTTGTATGATCTTGGGGCGAGAAAATTTGTGGGAGTTGGGCTAGCAAAAATCGGTTGCCTTCCATACGTGATTGCTTCTAAAGGAAAAAAGGGATCATGTGCAGAAGAGGTGAATAATGCTGCATCAATATTTAATCAAAAGCTAAAATTACTACAGGAGCAATTCAGAACCACATATCCTGATTCCAGACCTACATTTATAAATACTACTGCCTTCAATATATCCCCTG ATTTTAAGGTTGTTGATGCTTCTTGTTGTCCGATAAAGTCAGATGGATACTGTGTTCCAAATTCAAAACCATGCCCAGATAGAAACAAGTACTTATTTTATGATGGACTTCATGCCACGTCAGCTGCAAACAAAATCATTGCATCAATTTCGTACCACAGTGCCAATTATCCAGGAATAACTTATCCAATAGATATCAAACATCTTGCTAAAGTcgttataaaaacacattaa